Proteins encoded by one window of uncultured Draconibacterium sp.:
- a CDS encoding DUF5686 and carboxypeptidase regulatory-like domain-containing protein, translating to MYTQKIKQLAENVLQLCITLILISSGTLAHAQILTGKILDQENQPIPYATIYIAETRQGTTSNKNGDFSFNLSAGTYHLTIRSMGYEQEEKTVNLQTDSLFIPVILEVQNFELAEIKVFPGDEDPAYFIMRKAIAKAPYYRGKIKHYSADLYIKSNFAFSNIPNLIKKQEVEDGRKFKDYFKENVTYVIESQNRITFDYPDQYNQKVISKKSSLTGFDEPPVMGLMTASFYDERPNEVISPMSVLALKHYNFVYEGFVTVGESDVFKIRVTPKRKSDELVEGFIYIVDKFWCIYNLDFSSSFEFFNYHIKQQFENLGDGNWLPVSHNINGDFGMLGLKGQFYYGASVKYDSIANNYIDELYVNPAASDQQEIKPEREPGEKEQQLVNELNTLNAKEELNNADVKKVARLNRKILKEQYKDSTIVAPEYGSYQISEDEDSVRNDIAWDTVRSIPLTQAEIESYRMADSLKLMESGGVKDTVSGKEIGNGFWGKLLAGSYDICKDSAIRVSYDGLLSPVNFDFNAVDGYKYRQEFRMRFLVDSTKRIYLTPQIGYAFNRKAIFGSVNTRFINFLGDGNQIGIFAGKLSQDFKGDLGITPAVNAISSWFFGENYIRFYEREFIQLNFSQRLKNNFRIYAGAGYNHFYPLENNISFPLSDHKNFEPNLPGNFTADNPALTEQQSFNYTVGLNVRKSQRKPWLEESPFLFMNDFYEFDLSFKQGIPDIFNSTSDYSRIGFSVHQQANISPSTGIDWQLNAGHYFTAKQLHFSEYKHFGTAEIPIMMKPFTHRFQLIDDYVLSTSESYLNVMAEFRTEYLLLRYFSIFNKRTWSESIHINYLTTPEFNNYWEVGYSLNNLFFAGNVGVFAGFNNSDFESIQFKLSISVFD from the coding sequence ATGTACACCCAAAAAATTAAACAACTTGCAGAAAATGTTTTGCAATTGTGCATTACGCTGATTTTGATTTCATCAGGCACATTAGCACACGCACAAATTCTTACCGGTAAAATTCTGGATCAGGAAAACCAACCTATTCCCTATGCCACTATTTACATTGCCGAAACCCGACAAGGAACAACATCGAATAAAAATGGAGATTTTAGTTTTAACCTCTCAGCAGGTACATATCACCTGACTATTCGTTCGATGGGTTACGAGCAGGAAGAAAAAACGGTAAATCTGCAAACCGACAGCTTATTTATTCCGGTAATTCTTGAGGTTCAGAATTTCGAGCTTGCCGAGATAAAAGTTTTCCCGGGAGATGAAGATCCTGCCTATTTTATTATGCGAAAGGCCATTGCAAAAGCACCTTATTACCGGGGCAAAATAAAACACTATAGTGCCGATTTATATATAAAAAGCAATTTTGCTTTTAGCAACATTCCCAACCTCATAAAAAAGCAGGAAGTTGAAGATGGACGGAAATTCAAAGATTACTTTAAGGAAAACGTAACTTATGTAATCGAATCGCAAAACCGAATAACCTTTGATTATCCCGATCAGTATAATCAGAAAGTAATCAGCAAAAAAAGCTCGCTTACCGGTTTTGATGAGCCTCCGGTTATGGGCCTTATGACTGCCAGTTTTTACGACGAACGCCCGAACGAAGTCATTTCGCCAATGTCAGTATTAGCATTAAAGCACTATAACTTTGTTTACGAAGGATTTGTTACGGTTGGCGAATCGGATGTGTTTAAAATTCGTGTTACACCAAAGCGAAAAAGCGACGAACTTGTGGAAGGGTTTATTTACATCGTGGATAAATTTTGGTGTATTTACAACCTCGATTTTAGTTCCAGTTTTGAATTCTTTAATTACCACATCAAACAACAATTTGAAAATCTTGGAGATGGCAACTGGCTTCCTGTATCGCACAATATAAATGGGGATTTTGGAATGCTGGGATTGAAAGGCCAGTTTTATTACGGTGCATCAGTAAAATATGATTCGATTGCCAATAATTATATTGACGAGTTGTATGTAAATCCTGCAGCTTCCGACCAGCAAGAGATTAAGCCAGAAAGAGAACCTGGAGAAAAGGAACAGCAGTTAGTAAACGAATTGAATACCTTAAACGCCAAAGAAGAACTGAATAATGCAGATGTAAAAAAAGTGGCCCGTTTGAACCGCAAAATATTAAAAGAACAATATAAAGATTCGACTATTGTTGCGCCTGAATATGGAAGTTATCAGATTTCGGAAGACGAAGATTCGGTGAGAAACGACATCGCATGGGACACGGTTAGAAGCATCCCGCTAACACAAGCAGAAATTGAAAGTTACCGAATGGCTGATTCATTAAAATTAATGGAAAGTGGCGGAGTAAAAGATACGGTTTCAGGAAAAGAAATAGGCAACGGTTTTTGGGGAAAACTTCTTGCCGGAAGCTACGATATCTGCAAAGACTCTGCTATTCGGGTAAGTTACGATGGTTTGCTGTCGCCGGTAAATTTCGATTTTAATGCTGTTGATGGTTACAAATACCGACAAGAGTTTAGGATGCGTTTTTTGGTTGATTCAACAAAACGTATTTACCTCACCCCTCAAATTGGCTATGCTTTTAACCGCAAAGCTATTTTTGGCAGTGTAAATACCCGGTTTATCAATTTCCTGGGCGATGGAAATCAAATAGGTATTTTTGCCGGAAAACTAAGTCAGGATTTTAAAGGCGATCTCGGAATTACGCCTGCAGTTAATGCAATTAGCTCGTGGTTTTTTGGCGAAAACTACATTCGGTTTTATGAACGTGAATTTATTCAGCTAAATTTTTCGCAGCGCTTAAAAAATAATTTCAGAATTTATGCAGGTGCCGGTTACAATCATTTTTATCCGCTCGAAAACAATATTTCTTTTCCCCTGTCGGACCACAAAAATTTTGAACCGAACCTTCCGGGAAACTTTACAGCAGACAATCCTGCACTTACTGAACAACAAAGTTTTAATTACACCGTGGGATTAAACGTACGAAAATCGCAGCGAAAACCCTGGCTTGAAGAATCGCCGTTTTTGTTTATGAATGATTTTTATGAATTCGACTTGTCTTTTAAACAAGGTATTCCCGATATTTTTAACTCAACTTCCGATTATAGCCGTATCGGTTTTTCAGTGCACCAACAAGCGAATATATCACCCAGCACAGGTATCGATTGGCAGTTAAATGCCGGACATTATTTTACAGCCAAGCAACTGCACTTCTCGGAATACAAACATTTTGGCACGGCCGAAATTCCAATTATGATGAAGCCGTTTACGCATCGTTTTCAGCTAATTGATGATTATGTGCTAAGTACCAGCGAAAGTTATTTAAATGTAATGGCCGAATTCAGAACAGAATACTTACTGCTGAGATATTTTTCAATTTTTAATAAGCGAACCTGGAGTGAAAGTATTCATATAAACTACCTAACAACGCCTGAGTTTAATAATTACTGGGAGGTAGGTTATAGTTTAAACAATTTGTTTTTTGCCGGAAATGTTGGAGTGTTTGCAGGTTTTAACAATTCTGATTTTGAAAGTATTCAGTTTAAACTCAGTATTTCTGTTTTTGATTGA
- a CDS encoding HD domain-containing protein: MITRNEALKMLEENIQAENMIKHSLASEAVLRAMAKYLDKNEEEWGIAGLLHDIDVEITNADPNTHGPYAEHLLKGKITDEMLDAIVMHNEVATGKERTTEFQHALAAGETITGLITATTLVYPDKKLASVKTKSVTKRMKQKAFAASVKRENILECEKIGIPLPEFADLAVNAMRTVSDELGL; encoded by the coding sequence ATGATTACACGAAATGAGGCACTCAAGATGCTTGAAGAAAATATTCAGGCAGAAAATATGATAAAACACAGCCTGGCGTCGGAAGCGGTACTCAGGGCAATGGCGAAGTATCTTGACAAAAATGAAGAAGAATGGGGAATCGCAGGCTTATTGCACGATATTGATGTGGAAATTACAAATGCCGATCCGAATACACACGGACCTTATGCCGAACATCTGTTAAAAGGGAAAATTACCGATGAAATGCTTGATGCTATTGTTATGCACAACGAAGTAGCTACCGGAAAAGAACGAACAACCGAATTTCAGCATGCACTGGCCGCGGGCGAAACGATTACCGGTTTAATTACTGCTACAACATTGGTTTATCCGGATAAAAAGCTGGCCAGTGTTAAAACAAAATCGGTAACAAAACGAATGAAACAAAAAGCATTTGCAGCATCTGTAAAACGTGAAAACATTCTGGAATGCGAAAAAATTGGTATTCCACTACCCGAGTTTGCCGATTTGGCAGTTAATGCAATGCGCACCGTTAGCGACGAACTGGGATTATAA
- a CDS encoding 1-acyl-sn-glycerol-3-phosphate acyltransferase has product MGWTVVGEPAPVNKCIIIGAPHTSAWDFVISYLFYTSKGAVANILIKKEFFFWPLGYFVRKMGGLPIDRSKGANVIRQTIQLINKRDYIHLALTPEGTRSLNKRWKAGFHIISKETGIPVYLGYFDWGRKEISVGEPFELSDDAKEDIKRMKDFYREKGIKGKFPELFTTDY; this is encoded by the coding sequence ATGGGGTGGACAGTAGTTGGAGAACCCGCTCCGGTTAATAAATGTATTATTATTGGAGCGCCGCATACCAGCGCGTGGGATTTTGTTATCTCGTATTTGTTTTACACCTCCAAAGGAGCGGTTGCAAATATTCTGATAAAAAAGGAGTTTTTCTTTTGGCCGCTTGGCTATTTCGTACGTAAAATGGGTGGCCTTCCTATCGATCGTTCAAAAGGAGCCAATGTTATACGCCAAACTATCCAGCTAATAAACAAAAGAGATTACATCCATTTGGCTCTAACTCCGGAAGGAACGCGCAGTTTAAATAAACGATGGAAAGCGGGTTTTCATATTATTTCTAAAGAAACAGGTATTCCGGTTTATCTTGGTTATTTTGACTGGGGAAGAAAAGAGATTTCGGTGGGTGAACCTTTCGAACTTTCTGACGATGCAAAAGAGGATATAAAACGGATGAAAGATTTTTACCGCGAGAAGGGAATCAAAGGAAAGTTTCCTGAGCTATTTACCACTGACTATTAG